The Bacteroidota bacterium genome window below encodes:
- a CDS encoding folylpolyglutamate synthase/dihydrofolate synthase family protein, translated as MFTRIGKAAYKPDLNNTIALLNILDNPHRHLKYIHVAGTNGKGSVSHLLASVLQEAGYKTGLYTSPHLLDYRERIKINGQVIEKEYIIAFVEKYKDKFDAIEPSFFEWSVALCFQYFYDNKIDIAVIETGLGGRLDSTNVIFPDLSIITNIGLDHTDLLGDTVEKIAVEKAGIMKAGIPAVIGESTDSTKKIFIDKANENKSTIYFADELLAIKNIKYEHAYLQFDIYKEAHFLYHISSPLGGFYQTKNITTLVQSVQVLKQKNYHISDLNLLDGISKVIRNTGLMGRWQVMGDAPLVVCDTAHNVAGMEQIVVQINATPKEHLHIVLGMVSDKNIDGVLAILPTKNTTYYFCKAQIPRALDENLLYDQVQKFNLVGNPFRTVPLAYEAALKNASEKDMIYIGGSTFVVGDLLTYLKL; from the coding sequence TTCAGTAAGCCATCTGTTGGCTTCGGTATTGCAAGAGGCGGGATACAAAACCGGATTATACACTTCACCGCATTTGCTCGATTACAGAGAGCGGATAAAGATTAACGGACAGGTAATAGAAAAGGAATATATTATAGCATTTGTAGAAAAATACAAAGACAAGTTTGATGCCATAGAGCCTTCTTTTTTTGAGTGGTCAGTGGCTTTGTGTTTTCAATACTTTTATGATAATAAAATAGATATAGCCGTAATAGAAACAGGATTGGGCGGGCGGTTAGATTCCACCAATGTAATTTTTCCTGATTTGAGTATTATTACCAATATTGGTTTGGATCATACAGATTTATTAGGTGATACTGTAGAAAAAATAGCGGTAGAAAAAGCTGGAATTATGAAAGCGGGCATACCTGCAGTTATTGGTGAAAGCACAGATTCGACAAAAAAAATATTTATAGATAAAGCCAACGAAAATAAGTCAACTATATATTTTGCAGATGAATTATTAGCCATCAAAAATATAAAGTATGAGCATGCTTATTTGCAATTTGATATATATAAGGAGGCTCATTTTTTGTATCATATTTCGTCTCCACTAGGTGGTTTTTATCAAACGAAAAATATAACTACCCTGGTACAATCAGTTCAGGTTTTGAAACAGAAAAATTATCATATTTCCGATTTAAATCTTTTGGATGGAATTAGTAAGGTTATTAGAAATACGGGACTTATGGGCCGTTGGCAAGTGATGGGAGATGCACCTCTTGTGGTATGCGATACCGCACACAATGTAGCTGGAATGGAGCAAATCGTAGTACAAATAAATGCTACACCCAAAGAGCATTTGCATATAGTATTGGGTATGGTTTCCGATAAAAATATTGATGGGGTTTTGGCAATATTGCCCACCAAGAATACGACTTACTATTTCTGCAAAGCTCAAATACCAAGAGCCCTAGATGAAAACTTATTATATGACCAGGTCCAAAAATTTAATTTGGTAGGCAATCCGTTTCGTACAGTACCTCTAGCTTATGAAGCGGCCTTAAAAAATGCGTCTGAAAAGGATATGATTTATATTGGTGGTAGTACTTTTGTGGTGGGCGATTTATTGACGTATTTGAAACTGTAA